A stretch of Calditerrivibrio sp. DNA encodes these proteins:
- the secE gene encoding preprotein translocase subunit SecE produces MEKYINFIKEVKEELKKVVWPSKNETIGTTTVVIIFVILMALFLGVVDVALSKIIEFIVG; encoded by the coding sequence AAAAGTATATTAATTTTATCAAAGAAGTAAAAGAAGAGCTTAAAAAAGTAGTATGGCCATCTAAAAATGAGACCATTGGTACAACGACAGTGGTAATAATTTTTGTTATTCTGATGGCGTTGTTTCTTGGGGTAGTAGATGTGGCTCTTTCAAAAATAATAGAGTTTATAGTGGGTTAG